A window of bacterium genomic DNA:
TTTTTCAAGGTTGGGCAGGACGCCGCTTTCTACCAGGTCGGCCTTGTTGAGCACCAGCATGGTGGGGATGTCGCTCAATCCCAGCGCCTCCAGGGTCTCCTCCACGGTGACGATCTGCTCACCGAGGTTCTCGGCAGAGGCGTCGGCCAGGTGCAGGATAAGATCGGCGTCCCCGATCTCCTCGAAGGTGGCGGCGAAGGCCTTCTCCAGGTCCGGCGGAAGATCACGAATGAGCCCCACAGTGTCGGTGAGGATACAGAGGGTCCCTTCGGCCTTTGTCAGGCGGCGGCTCACCGGATCTAACGTAGCGAACAGTTTGTCTTCGGCAATCTCATCAGCGTTGGTGAGGGTGTTTAAGAGCGTGCTCTTTCCCACGTTGGTGTACCCCACGATGGAGACGATGGGTGTCCGGTCACCATCCCTTTGCTTGCGGCGGGTTTTCCGTTCCTGAGTGAGGTGGGCCAGTTCCTTTTCCAGCTTCCCTATGCGCTGACGGATGTGGCGCCGATCCACCTCGAGCTTGCTCTCTCCAGGTCCCCTCGTGCCGATGCCGCCGGCAAGGCGGGACAGGGCGGTTCCTTTACCAACGAGCCTCGGCAGGAGGTATCTCAACTGGGCCAGTTCCACCTGGATCTTCCCGCCCCTGCTTTTCGCGTGCTGGGCGAAGATATCAAGTATGAGCATGGTGCGGTCAAGGACCTTTAACTCGGTCTTGTCGGTGATGGCCCTCAGCTGGGACGGGGAGAGTTCCTGGTTGAACACCAGGGTGTCCACGGCCTGGTCCAGCGCATCGATACTGATGTCGTTCAGCTTTCCCTGTCCTATGATGGTACGCGGGTCTGGCTTGCTCCTCTTCTGCAGGAAGGTGTCAGTGACCGTAAGGCCGGCAGTCCTTGCCAGCTCCGTAAGTTCCAGCATGGACTCTTCAGACTGGTCCGCATTCTGGCCGGTGATACCCAAGAGCATGACACGGGAGACCCCCTCGGTGACGATGCCGGTGATCTGGCGGCGCATCCAGTCTTCGGCAAGCTCAATGAGGTCCAGGGGGTTTTTCCTCAGTTCGTGGGGGTTGGGGTAAACTTCCGTGGTCCAGCGGGTGCTGTCGGTGGGGACGAGGTAGGCAAGATGGGTTTTGCCTGGCATACCGTCCGGCATTACATCGATGGCGACGATAAGGTCCAGGCGCACGAGCAGGAGGTCGGTCATGTCCTCCCTGGTGAACCCTCCCGGCTCAAGGTGGGTGTGGATGAGTCGCAGCCCCCTGAGGTGTCCCGGGCTGAACCGAAAAAGGCGAAGATCCGGGATGAGTACGCTGCGGCGGTCCCCGATGAGGATATGGGTAATGTTCCCGCGGCGGTCCAGCAGAAGGCCCAGCTGTCGTCCTGTTTCCCGGGACACCTCCGCCAGGCGGCGTGCCGTTTCCGGGGATACGATCTCTTTTGTGCTGGGTTTGCCCCGCCCGAGACGCTCGATCTTCTTGAGCTGCGCTGTTTTGATACCTGTGGTTTTTCCCTCTATTTTTGCTATGGCTTCCTCCGGTGTAAGTATTTAGGAATTAGTATACAGGAGTCAGATGAAAACCGCAGTTTCTTCAAAAACGCTAAGAGCTGATTTACCGCAGAGGACCCGGAGGGACGCGGAGGAAGGCCTGAATGTAGCATGCCGCGGTTCCTGCGAAGGTGTAGGCGAGATTTGAAAACTTCCGATGGAATTTTTTTGGTATCTTCCAAATTGACAGTCCTAAGTCAATTTTTTATTTTGGACCTTGGATCTCTTACCCGCCATAACTGAACGGTGAGCGTTAGCGACGGCGGATGGATCAAACCCTTTGAGATCTGAGATTTGAGATCTGGAATTCGACTTTACGCAAACCCTTGTAGCGATCCCACGGCAGCGAGCTGTTCATTTACATAATTACCGATGATATCTGCCAGGGGGTCGTCGATCTGGATGAACTGGCACCCCACTCCGGATGGACTGTCTTCCCTCACTGCTCCCTGCCACTTGACCTTGGCTTTTGCGTTAATTATTTGCTCAACGCCCGGCAGGAAAAAGGTGATATCCATCTCCGCACCGACCAGGGGCGGAGGATCTGCTTCCAGAAAGACCCCCCCTCTTGATATGGTATGGATCCACAGCTGCCTGACCTTGCCGTCATGGATAACATTAGAAAGCAGGTGTGTGGGTATTCTTGCAAAACGGCGCTTGGCAATGACAACGGTCCTCTCTATGGCATCGAGAAGCTCATCTCTTTTGAGAGGTTTGGACACAAAATCATCGCAGCCGGCAGCATAGCATCGCTCCCGCAGCTCCGGACTCTGGTCCGAGCTCACCATAATGATGGGGATCGTGTTCGTCAGGGGGGCCGATTTGACCTTTCGACAAACCTCGTCTCCATTCATGCCGGGCATGAGGAGGTCCAGTATGACCAGGGTAGGGCGATCTGAACGGATGGCGACGAGAGCTTCGGTACCGGACCGCGCAGTGGAAACTGTAAAAGAACTCCTGTCCAGATAGCTTTTCTCAAGGTCAAGGAAAAGTTCAGTGTCATCTACAAGGAGGATCTTCATTTTGTGCGGTCGGTCCTTTCCCAGTCTTAGGAGTTGAGATATTATATAGACAATAGATTTATCAAAAGTGATTGTTTAGGAAACCTTCGGCAGTGTCAAGTAGTGGGTCCGCCCTGGAAGGGCTTGAATCTGCCTGGAGTAAGAAGGGAAATGGTCTCCGAAATGAACGACACCTGGCTGAATTTCATCTTTCGTGGCGGTGTTCTTATGGTTCCTATCGTTCTTGGCTCGGTCATCGGGCTGGGGCTGATCCTGGACCGGTTCAACGTGTACCGCAGATTGAAGCTTGAGGGTTTCGCGGTGGTCGGCGGTGTGAGGCAGGCCCTGGGTCGGGGTGATATAGCAGCGGCCATAAAACACCTTGAGGGCGATGAGAGCGCTGGAGGCCAGGTCCTCACGGAGACGCTGGTGCGGTATCATGAGGGTTCAGGGAGCGTTCAGAGCTCTTTTTCCCTGGCCGCCGGGGAACTGATAAGGAAAATGGAAGTCTCCCTCAGGGGGCTTGCCACTGTGGCTGCGCTTACCCCTCTTCTTGGATTGCTGGGCACAGTCATCGGAATGATCCGGGCCTTTATGGCGATAGAGGGACAGGGTGCCAGCGTGAGCCCCGCACTGCTTGCCGGCGGCATATGGGAAGCGCTGCTTACAACGGCAGCGGGCCTAACTGTGGCCATACCCTGC
This region includes:
- the hflX gene encoding GTPase HflX, coding for MSRETGRQLGLLLDRRGNITHILIGDRRSVLIPDLRLFRFSPGHLRGLRLIHTHLEPGGFTREDMTDLLLVRLDLIVAIDVMPDGMPGKTHLAYLVPTDSTRWTTEVYPNPHELRKNPLDLIELAEDWMRRQITGIVTEGVSRVMLLGITGQNADQSEESMLELTELARTAGLTVTDTFLQKRSKPDPRTIIGQGKLNDISIDALDQAVDTLVFNQELSPSQLRAITDKTELKVLDRTMLILDIFAQHAKSRGGKIQVELAQLRYLLPRLVGKGTALSRLAGGIGTRGPGESKLEVDRRHIRQRIGKLEKELAHLTQERKTRRKQRDGDRTPIVSIVGYTNVGKSTLLNTLTNADEIAEDKLFATLDPVSRRLTKAEGTLCILTDTVGLIRDLPPDLEKAFAATFEEIGDADLILHLADASAENLGEQIVTVEETLEALGLSDIPTMLVLNKADLVESGVLPNLEKRYGALTVSALKKKSLGEMVEAIQRRLDNIQEGNL
- a CDS encoding response regulator produces the protein MKILLVDDTELFLDLEKSYLDRSSFTVSTARSGTEALVAIRSDRPTLVILDLLMPGMNGDEVCRKVKSAPLTNTIPIIMVSSDQSPELRERCYAAGCDDFVSKPLKRDELLDAIERTVVIAKRRFARIPTHLLSNVIHDGKVRQLWIHTISRGGVFLEADPPPLVGAEMDITFFLPGVEQIINAKAKVKWQGAVREDSPSGVGCQFIQIDDPLADIIGNYVNEQLAAVGSLQGFA
- a CDS encoding MotA/TolQ/ExbB proton channel family protein, with product MVSEMNDTWLNFIFRGGVLMVPIVLGSVIGLGLILDRFNVYRRLKLEGFAVVGGVRQALGRGDIAAAIKHLEGDESAGGQVLTETLVRYHEGSGSVQSSFSLAAGELIRKMEVSLRGLATVAALTPLLGLLGTVIGMIRAFMAIEGQGASVSPALLAGGIWEALLTTAAGLTVAIPCLMFHNLFLGRIERVEGELSRMATELEDVVRS